The nucleotide sequence AGCAATATCCACATCAAGTTTAAATATATCCGCAACTTGCATGGCAGGGTAGATGAGAGAGGAAGAGAAGAGTTTTTCCTTGGATGTCCTTCCCATTATAGTTAGGCATCGCGTCATTCTATCCAATGTCGTTTTGTTGGAAATATCGAGAACGAGTTTCCAATAATCTGAATCGTAGTTCTCGCTTGCAAGTTGGTATTCTACCTTGTCATCGCTCAATCCAAGCGAATTAAACGCAGATTTAAAATAGCCTCTTGCTATCTCTTGAATTTTTTTTAAGTCGCCACCGAGCTTTCTATTTATCCATGTGTGGTAATCTGCCAGCCAGATTAGTGGTTTTATTCCAACTTCAAGAAAATCTTTAATCTTGAGTGCGGTTATCAGCCCGCTTCCGAGATGAACATAGCCCGATATTTCAAATCCGATATAATGGGTCGGGTGAGGATTGGTTTGAAATAGGTGTAGAAGGTCCGAGTCGGTTATTGTCTCAACGATAGGTTTTCTTTTTACTATTTCTATTTTCTTTTCTATATCCATGGTCAGATTTATAACAGAAGCGGTTATAAATATGTTCGCCGACAAAATAGGCAAAACATTGGATTAGTGGAAGCTAAAGAGAGACGGTAATGAGTATGGATGAGATAAAAGTAAGCGACCTACCAAAAGATATTATAGTTTCAAAGGAAGACGAGGAACTGTTGAAGTTTATAGAGCAGTCACGCCCAAAAATATATGTAATTGGAACTGGGGGGAGTGGTTGCAACACCCTCAACAGGATGTATCAGCTTGGAATTGAAGGGGTGCGATTTGTTGCTCTCAACACAGATGTACAGCACCTCGTTAGAGTGCGTGCTGACAAAAAGATTCTTCTGGGGAAAAAAACTACTCGAGGGATGGGTGCAGGAAGCAATCCAAAAGTAGGAGAAGAAGCTACAAAAGAGAGTGAGGAGGAGGTGGCCGCAGCTATTGCTGACGCAAATTTGGTGTTCGTTACGTGTGGTCTTGGTGGGGGAACCGGAACTGGGTCTGCACATATCATCGCAAAAAAAGCCCGTGATAATGGAGCTCTTGTAGTTTCAATAGTAACTCTTCCCTTTTCTTCGGAAGGGAAGCAGAGAATGGACAATGCCATCGAAGGATTGGAAAAACTAAGAAAAAATTCCGACACTGTTATTGTTATCCCAAATGATAAGCTTCTCGGAATTGCATCCGATCTTCCGCTTAATATGGCATTCAGAATTTCAGACGAAGTACTTGCCAGCTCAGTCAAGGGGATTGCTGAGCTTGTCACTAAAGCAGGGCTTGTCAATTTGGATTTTGCTGACCTTCGCACTATACTTTCAAATGCAGGATGCGCTGTTGTAGGAATGGGAGAATCAACCATTGAAACCAAGGCTGACCAGCGGGCTATGCTAGCAGTTGAAACCGCACTCAACTCTCCCCTTCTTGATGTAAACATCTCTCAAGCCGATAAGGCTCTTATAAATGTGATTGGAGGGGAGGATATGACATTAAAGGAAGCTGAGCTTATAGTATCTGAAGTATCTAGGCGGATAAGTCCAACTTCACATATAATATGGGGAGCTCGCATTGAAAAAAGCTCAAAGAAGTCTTCTATAAGAGTATTGGTGGTCATTGCAGGAGCAAAGTTTCCAGATTATACATCAAAGAAAGTTGATGTTGAGACTCCCGAAGACAGGTTGAAGATGCAAGAGATGGAACTTGAACTTGACTTAATAAACTAACTCGATTTAACAACTAAATAAGGACTAAATAGCTAAAAAGAGTTGTCAAAGATTCAAAGATGAAAGATGCGTGAGAGCCAATGTTGAACATTCGGGAGTTTTTTAGCAGATGCGCACGCATTATGAATGTGTTCTCAAGACCAAAGAAGAAGGAATTTA is from Candidatus Anstonellales archaeon and encodes:
- a CDS encoding tyrosine--tRNA ligase — protein: MDIEKKIEIVKRKPIVETITDSDLLHLFQTNPHPTHYIGFEISGYVHLGSGLITALKIKDFLEVGIKPLIWLADYHTWINRKLGGDLKKIQEIARGYFKSAFNSLGLSDDKVEYQLASENYDSDYWKLVLDISNKTTLDRMTRCLTIMGRTSKEKLFSSSLIYPAMQVADIFKLDVDIAHAGLDQRKAHILAREIGEKFKRKPFAILHHSLLSGLLGPKRMGFEEDEKADIQISSKMSKSNPSSCIYLHDSPEQIKNKINAAYCPPKEIEANPIIDICNLIILRTEKDSLTIQRPSKYGGEVTYTSAEELILDYKKGRLHPADLKEAVSEYLIKALAPSREYFEKNKHLLKFHNINL
- the ftsZ gene encoding cell division protein FtsZ, coding for MDEIKVSDLPKDIIVSKEDEELLKFIEQSRPKIYVIGTGGSGCNTLNRMYQLGIEGVRFVALNTDVQHLVRVRADKKILLGKKTTRGMGAGSNPKVGEEATKESEEEVAAAIADANLVFVTCGLGGGTGTGSAHIIAKKARDNGALVVSIVTLPFSSEGKQRMDNAIEGLEKLRKNSDTVIVIPNDKLLGIASDLPLNMAFRISDEVLASSVKGIAELVTKAGLVNLDFADLRTILSNAGCAVVGMGESTIETKADQRAMLAVETALNSPLLDVNISQADKALINVIGGEDMTLKEAELIVSEVSRRISPTSHIIWGARIEKSSKKSSIRVLVVIAGAKFPDYTSKKVDVETPEDRLKMQEMELELDLIN